One genomic window of Sulfurovum lithotrophicum includes the following:
- a CDS encoding OmpP1/FadL family transporter produces the protein MKKIIALSVITSGLLTAAGYKIPEQSLNSMALGAAYVAHTTGADTNYYNPAAMSFMVDKQYVEGGVTLAHLPSNEYTLMDPYSGESEEENIWIPNAHYVANAIGNFRWGVSLTAPGGLTKRWNTPFQKLYAEEFTLKIVELNPSASYKVTDNFSIGGGVRIIYSEGVVNSDGADAGAPLKREMEGDTIEFGYNLAMLYKPTNDINLAITYRSNVDLKESGQANLYFGGVGKQYDADVTVPLPAALNIAISKTWNNTFTLEAVYERTYWSKYKTLDFNYGSPIANPILDGAFNAPIDKEWKDTNTFRFGATVVLDKITLMMGLAIDETPVPDKTIGFELPDSDATIFSMGFRYQQTDALSWGAAFLYDGKDARALAPGIAENMVLSNGGGFTGGGAYLTTVGVAYEF, from the coding sequence ATGAAAAAAATCATAGCATTAAGTGTGATCACAAGCGGACTTTTGACGGCAGCAGGATATAAGATCCCTGAGCAGTCACTCAACTCTATGGCGCTGGGGGCTGCCTATGTAGCGCATACTACTGGTGCGGATACAAACTATTACAACCCTGCAGCTATGAGTTTCATGGTAGATAAACAGTATGTGGAAGGGGGGGTGACCCTTGCCCACCTTCCTTCAAATGAGTACACCTTAATGGACCCCTACAGTGGAGAGTCAGAGGAAGAAAACATCTGGATCCCCAATGCCCATTATGTGGCTAATGCTATAGGAAATTTCAGATGGGGTGTGAGTCTTACTGCACCGGGAGGACTTACCAAACGCTGGAACACGCCTTTCCAGAAACTGTATGCCGAAGAGTTTACGCTTAAGATCGTAGAGTTAAACCCTTCTGCCTCTTACAAGGTAACCGATAATTTTAGTATCGGCGGAGGTGTACGAATTATTTACAGTGAAGGGGTGGTCAACAGTGATGGTGCAGATGCAGGTGCTCCGCTTAAGAGGGAGATGGAAGGAGATACCATTGAATTCGGGTATAACCTTGCCATGCTGTACAAACCGACAAATGACATCAACCTTGCCATCACTTACCGCTCCAACGTTGACCTGAAAGAATCGGGCCAGGCAAATCTTTATTTTGGCGGTGTAGGCAAGCAGTATGATGCGGATGTTACCGTCCCGCTCCCTGCGGCGTTGAATATCGCTATTTCAAAAACATGGAACAATACGTTTACACTTGAAGCCGTCTATGAAAGAACCTACTGGTCGAAGTATAAAACACTGGACTTTAACTACGGCAGCCCCATAGCAAACCCGATACTGGATGGTGCATTCAATGCACCGATAGATAAAGAGTGGAAAGATACCAATACGTTCAGGTTTGGAGCCACCGTTGTACTCGATAAGATCACACTGATGATGGGCCTTGCGATTGATGAAACACCGGTTCCCGATAAAACGATCGGTTTCGAGTTGCCGGATTCAGATGCAACAATATTTTCCATGGGATTCCGTTATCAACAGACAGATGCCCTTTCCTGGGGTGCAGCATTCCTGTATGACGGTAAAGATGCACGCGCATTGGCTCCCGGAATTGCAGAAAACATGGTGCTCTCCAACGGTGGTGGCTTTACAGGAGGAGGAGCCTACCTTACGACCGTGGGCGTAGCATACGAGTTTTAA
- the nagA gene encoding N-acetylglucosamine-6-phosphate deacetylase, producing MKAIVNARIIASDRIVEGIHLCFDEKIVSLSDVALDEDVEIIDAKGAYVSPGFIDIHIHGSGGADVMDATPEALQTISSTLLQTGTTSFLATTMTMSKPVIDNALQNVKEHAETIDGAKILGVHLEGPFLNPEKHGAQDKQYICEPSLELIAPYLDQIRMITIAPEMPGAESFIRHLSEHHPRIVLSIGHSDATFEQSKESFGWGISHATHLFNAMNPYHHRKPGIVGAVFDSNVSCDIIADLVHTHPSVLKLVHRVKGERLVLITDAMRAGCMKNGIYDLGGRRVAVEEGKATLDDGTLAGSVLKMNDALKHMTEAAGMTLLEAVNAVTKIPAEKLGLKKGELKSGYDADMVIFDEDFSIITTIVNGEVKYKG from the coding sequence ATGAAAGCTATTGTCAATGCCAGGATCATAGCATCTGACCGGATAGTTGAGGGAATACATCTATGCTTTGACGAGAAGATCGTATCCCTCTCTGATGTGGCTTTGGATGAGGATGTCGAGATCATCGATGCAAAAGGCGCCTATGTCAGTCCGGGTTTCATAGACATTCACATACACGGTTCAGGCGGTGCCGATGTTATGGATGCTACGCCGGAAGCATTGCAGACAATCTCTTCGACCCTGCTTCAGACAGGGACGACCTCTTTCCTTGCAACGACGATGACTATGTCAAAACCGGTTATTGACAATGCTTTACAGAATGTCAAAGAACATGCTGAAACAATAGATGGAGCAAAGATACTCGGCGTGCATCTTGAAGGCCCTTTCCTAAATCCGGAAAAGCATGGTGCGCAGGACAAACAGTATATCTGCGAACCCAGCCTTGAGCTCATCGCACCCTATCTGGATCAGATCAGAATGATCACGATTGCCCCTGAGATGCCGGGAGCCGAAAGCTTCATCAGGCATCTCTCGGAACACCATCCTCGTATCGTGTTGAGTATCGGACACAGCGATGCTACCTTTGAGCAGAGCAAAGAGAGTTTTGGCTGGGGCATCTCCCATGCCACACATCTCTTCAATGCAATGAACCCTTATCATCATCGGAAACCGGGCATTGTCGGTGCCGTGTTCGACAGCAATGTCAGCTGTGATATCATTGCCGATCTGGTGCATACCCACCCCTCCGTACTAAAACTCGTACACCGGGTCAAGGGTGAGAGACTGGTGCTGATCACCGATGCGATGCGTGCAGGTTGTATGAAAAACGGTATTTACGATCTTGGCGGGAGAAGAGTAGCAGTGGAAGAGGGAAAAGCCACATTGGATGACGGTACGCTTGCGGGGTCAGTACTGAAGATGAACGATGCGTTAAAACATATGACCGAGGCAGCAGGGATGACACTGCTCGAAGCGGTCAATGCTGTAACAAAGATACCTGCGGAGAAACTCGGTCTGAAAAAAGGCGAACTCAAAAGCGGTTATGATGCAGATATGGTCATTTTTGATGAAGATTTCAGTATCATAACAACAATCGTGAACGGTGAAGTGAAATATAAAGGATAA
- a CDS encoding alpha/beta hydrolase family protein, whose translation MKSQISKVLLAVSVFWFVGCGSDLHQPENEVVSGGEVVVDLDGASIKQNLIDNGVIPADYDKPVFGYKAYKIPYETTDEQGEKVEVSGLMVIPTGIPDTMKAAGLSVVCDDHDTRFGNFEMPTVIAEQTSSPDGSPVIFSSMMGFATLQPDYIGYGDSLDHYHPFLLKKSLANATVDFINAARKFAQNNNIPLNEQLYLTGYSEGGYAAMATLQKIESEGTMSVTMAAPMSGPYDLEQIGMGVLSQPEISVPSFMAYTAYAYALTYNEPVDTMVNEPYASKLDDLFDGERARPEIDPELTTKTTGPDGLFDPLFVNDFFNNSANWFKVALADNEVYKWAPQTPVTLLHCEGDDVVPYEISQLAAGTMQYLGAASVTLLSIEQILGLPQPVNHSDCGPYAYQAAAGIFAQTRAATIGY comes from the coding sequence ATGAAAAGTCAAATTTCGAAAGTATTGCTGGCTGTGTCGGTATTCTGGTTTGTGGGATGTGGCAGTGATCTGCATCAGCCTGAGAATGAGGTGGTTTCAGGCGGAGAGGTGGTTGTCGATCTGGATGGTGCATCTATCAAGCAAAACCTGATAGATAATGGAGTGATTCCTGCAGATTATGATAAACCGGTTTTTGGCTACAAAGCATATAAGATTCCCTATGAGACAACTGATGAGCAGGGCGAAAAAGTTGAGGTATCGGGTTTGATGGTCATTCCTACCGGTATACCGGATACCATGAAAGCTGCAGGACTGTCAGTTGTATGTGATGATCATGATACACGTTTCGGTAACTTTGAGATGCCGACAGTGATAGCGGAACAGACCAGTTCTCCTGACGGATCTCCGGTCATATTCTCTTCTATGATGGGATTTGCTACACTGCAGCCTGATTATATAGGGTATGGTGATTCACTTGATCACTACCATCCTTTTTTACTGAAAAAATCATTGGCCAATGCCACAGTTGATTTTATTAATGCAGCAAGGAAGTTTGCCCAGAATAATAATATTCCATTGAACGAACAGCTCTATCTAACAGGGTATAGCGAAGGTGGGTATGCCGCAATGGCGACACTTCAGAAAATAGAGAGTGAAGGTACCATGTCCGTTACAATGGCCGCACCAATGTCTGGACCGTATGATCTTGAACAGATCGGTATGGGTGTATTGAGCCAACCTGAAATTTCTGTGCCGTCTTTCATGGCATATACCGCATATGCCTATGCACTGACCTATAATGAGCCGGTCGATACCATGGTGAATGAGCCTTATGCTTCAAAATTAGATGATCTCTTTGACGGAGAGCGTGCCCGTCCTGAAATCGATCCTGAATTGACAACAAAAACGACCGGACCGGATGGACTTTTCGATCCGCTTTTTGTAAACGACTTCTTTAACAACTCGGCTAATTGGTTCAAAGTGGCACTGGCAGACAATGAAGTATATAAATGGGCACCACAGACACCGGTAACGCTGCTTCATTGTGAAGGTGACGATGTTGTACCGTACGAAATTTCGCAGTTGGCTGCAGGAACGATGCAGTATCTTGGCGCGGCCAGTGTTACTTTGTTGTCCATTGAACAGATACTGGGCCTGCCCCAGCCGGTAAACCATTCAGATTGCGGACCGTATGCCTACCAGGCAGCCGCAGGAATTTTTGCGCAAACAAGAGCGGCAACCATAGGATACTAG
- a CDS encoding fatty acid--CoA ligase: MEYPYSNFYEFLLAQAQKRKRKVALFDGDRKITYGALLENVDRLASFFAANGVGEGDRVALFLRNSPEFIYTVFAVSKIGAIIVPVNTFLKEDELSYILKDSESTVLVASTVHEHIVKKSNGPVQCRFILWEGESPQSDEKNFAFTEALTHSGEVRHIARRLEDTAVLIYTSGTTGKPKGAMLSNKNLLSNIEFSRKMIKVTHKDRVIVFLPMFHAFTFTVGVILPLYVGGSIVIIKSLQPFTNVFRQTLMKRVTLFFGIPSVYNALAKAKLPWYFMWFNNIRVFISGAAPLQPKTLNAMAKKFTRAKLLEGYGLSEASPVVCVNTLEKQKAGSVGTAAYDYEIKIVDEDMNELPTGEIGDIIVKGDHIMQGYLNRPEATRETIVNGWLLTGDMGYLDDEGFLFIVDRKKDLIISKGINIYPREIEEVIDAFEGIAASAVIGVRDEKSGEIPVAYLELDEGIESINETVLKKHMREHLANFKLPKQIHIIEELPKNATGKVLKRVLKDNLRDESR, translated from the coding sequence ATGGAGTATCCATACAGTAATTTTTATGAATTTCTGTTAGCTCAGGCACAGAAGCGCAAACGAAAAGTCGCACTTTTTGACGGTGACAGAAAGATCACCTATGGTGCATTGCTTGAAAATGTAGACCGACTTGCCTCATTCTTTGCTGCTAATGGTGTTGGAGAGGGTGACCGGGTTGCTCTTTTTCTGCGTAACTCTCCCGAATTTATCTATACTGTGTTTGCGGTTTCAAAAATAGGTGCCATAATTGTACCTGTCAACACCTTTCTCAAGGAAGATGAACTTAGCTATATTCTCAAGGACAGTGAGAGTACGGTGCTTGTAGCCTCTACTGTACATGAGCATATTGTCAAAAAGTCCAACGGGCCTGTACAGTGCCGTTTCATCCTTTGGGAAGGTGAATCTCCCCAAAGCGATGAGAAAAACTTCGCCTTTACCGAAGCTTTGACACATAGCGGAGAAGTAAGGCATATTGCCAGGAGACTGGAAGATACAGCGGTGCTTATCTACACATCAGGTACGACAGGCAAGCCCAAAGGGGCAATGCTCAGTAACAAAAACCTTCTTTCAAACATTGAATTTTCCAGAAAAATGATCAAAGTGACACATAAAGACAGAGTGATCGTCTTTCTGCCAATGTTCCATGCCTTTACCTTTACGGTAGGTGTGATCCTGCCTCTCTATGTGGGCGGAAGTATCGTGATCATCAAGTCACTTCAGCCTTTCACCAACGTCTTTAGGCAGACATTGATGAAGAGAGTGACACTCTTTTTTGGAATTCCTTCTGTTTACAATGCACTTGCCAAGGCAAAACTGCCCTGGTACTTTATGTGGTTCAACAATATCCGGGTGTTCATCTCTGGTGCAGCACCTTTGCAGCCCAAGACACTCAACGCTATGGCAAAGAAATTCACCCGTGCCAAACTGCTTGAGGGGTACGGGCTGAGTGAAGCGAGTCCAGTCGTCTGTGTCAACACGCTGGAGAAACAGAAAGCTGGCTCCGTGGGTACAGCGGCATACGACTATGAGATCAAGATCGTAGATGAAGATATGAATGAACTCCCTACAGGGGAGATTGGCGATATCATCGTCAAAGGTGACCATATCATGCAGGGCTATCTTAACCGCCCGGAGGCGACAAGGGAGACCATTGTCAACGGCTGGCTATTGACAGGAGATATGGGTTATTTGGATGATGAAGGTTTTCTTTTCATCGTGGACAGAAAAAAAGACCTGATCATCTCTAAGGGGATCAATATCTACCCGCGCGAGATCGAAGAGGTCATTGATGCTTTCGAAGGTATCGCGGCTTCCGCCGTCATCGGGGTGAGAGATGAGAAGAGCGGTGAGATACCGGTGGCATATCTTGAGCTTGATGAGGGGATTGAGTCCATTAATGAGACAGTGCTTAAAAAGCATATGCGCGAGCACCTGGCGAACTTCAAGCTTCCAAAACAGATACATATTATTGAGGAGCTGCCCAAAAATGCAACGGGGAAAGTACTGAAACGTGTTTTAAAGGACAATCTCAGAGATGAGAGCCGTTAA
- a CDS encoding PTS sugar transporter subunit IIA, with protein MFSFFKRKKRDVFAPVDGQLLTLESVDDEVFSQRMAGDGLAILPVGEIFTAPIDGVVSKIFSTNHAYSVKSDQDLEVMVHIGLETVALKGEGFERLAQEGDEVKAGDPIIKADLNYIKAHAKDIVTPILITDESKYEAIDKNTNVVITGDAIMEVI; from the coding sequence ATGTTCAGTTTTTTTAAACGTAAAAAGAGAGATGTGTTTGCCCCTGTGGATGGGCAGCTGTTAACACTGGAAAGTGTTGATGATGAAGTGTTTTCACAGAGGATGGCGGGAGACGGTCTTGCCATTCTCCCTGTCGGAGAAATCTTTACCGCACCTATTGACGGAGTGGTCTCAAAAATATTTTCAACCAACCATGCCTATTCGGTCAAGAGTGATCAGGACCTGGAAGTGATGGTGCATATAGGTTTGGAGACGGTAGCGCTCAAGGGAGAAGGTTTTGAACGCCTGGCCCAGGAGGGAGATGAGGTCAAAGCGGGAGATCCCATTATTAAAGCAGACCTCAATTACATCAAAGCGCATGCCAAAGATATCGTAACCCCTATTCTGATCACAGATGAGAGTAAGTATGAGGCTATTGACAAAAACACCAATGTGGTCATTACCGGTGATGCCATTATGGAAGTGATATAA
- a CDS encoding HPr family phosphocarrier protein yields MSLFDRFFPKSQSSILHITSQNGFHLRPAARFAAEAKKFNASIEAETRGKSVNAKQVNALLSLNLERGDHFELTCKGKDAKEAIEQLEAFFLTLMEDDRENESIKKEETEYESPVIDAEIISRGVAIAPAFRYKEETVKKECNLNFSEALANSLEELETLFRTHKENDDASIYLAQKELLSTIANNVDSLEEFELTIAEESAHLVGSKMAAKITDYKDILQRMRKQMGMETEMILPETPYVLLAKDLLPSQIEQLKGSKVEGVILKETTLTSHTAILLRGSGIPSLIADYSPVEEKGEIIMDANSGLIVMEPTTKDIQKAKERQKNNQVQKDIASQKRFEKALTRTQKQIRVFANVTDTVSAEAAKEEGAEGIGLLRTEFLFKEKQPTLEEQADAYREIFELFDEITVRTLDVGGDKKLPYLSLPHEENPFLGIRGIRLFKTHPQLMEEQLLAIFQAAEGRSVKVMFPMVSSVEEFTEAKTFALQAAQKHNLDISTILFGVMVEVPSVLFLIEEFNKVVDFYSIGSNDLTQYLFAVERTHPSLKVDEHSPVVYDAIKTVVEQATRPVSICGELAADPEAIGKLLKIGIEILSVSPKSIAATKEEIRHV; encoded by the coding sequence ATGTCCCTTTTTGACCGATTTTTTCCTAAAAGTCAGAGCAGTATACTGCACATTACCTCCCAAAATGGATTTCATCTCCGTCCTGCAGCACGTTTTGCGGCAGAAGCCAAAAAATTCAATGCTTCTATCGAAGCTGAAACGCGGGGAAAAAGTGTCAATGCAAAACAGGTCAATGCCCTTCTTTCACTCAACCTTGAAAGGGGGGACCATTTTGAATTGACCTGTAAGGGGAAAGATGCCAAAGAAGCCATCGAACAGCTCGAAGCATTCTTTCTTACCTTGATGGAAGACGACAGAGAGAATGAAAGTATAAAAAAAGAAGAGACCGAGTATGAAAGCCCTGTCATAGATGCAGAGATCATTTCAAGAGGCGTAGCCATCGCGCCTGCCTTCAGATACAAGGAGGAGACGGTCAAAAAAGAGTGTAATCTAAACTTTTCTGAAGCCCTTGCAAACAGCCTTGAAGAGCTTGAAACACTTTTCCGGACACATAAAGAGAATGACGATGCCTCTATCTATCTTGCACAAAAAGAGCTCTTGAGCACCATTGCGAATAATGTCGATTCCCTCGAAGAGTTCGAACTGACCATTGCAGAGGAGTCCGCCCACCTGGTCGGGAGCAAAATGGCAGCGAAGATCACCGACTACAAAGATATCCTGCAGCGCATGCGGAAACAGATGGGCATGGAGACAGAAATGATCCTGCCCGAAACTCCCTACGTTCTATTGGCAAAAGATCTTCTCCCCAGCCAGATAGAGCAGCTCAAAGGAAGCAAGGTCGAAGGGGTGATACTTAAAGAGACGACCCTCACCTCCCATACGGCCATTCTGCTTCGGGGAAGCGGTATTCCCTCCCTCATTGCCGACTACAGCCCGGTAGAAGAGAAAGGTGAGATCATCATGGATGCCAACAGCGGGCTCATCGTCATGGAGCCGACAACCAAAGATATTCAGAAAGCGAAAGAACGTCAGAAGAATAATCAGGTACAGAAAGATATTGCTTCACAGAAACGTTTTGAAAAGGCATTGACACGTACCCAGAAACAGATCAGAGTCTTTGCCAATGTGACTGACACCGTTTCTGCAGAAGCCGCCAAAGAAGAAGGTGCCGAAGGAATCGGTCTGCTGCGTACCGAGTTTCTCTTCAAAGAGAAACAGCCTACACTCGAAGAACAGGCCGATGCCTACAGGGAGATATTTGAACTTTTTGATGAGATCACGGTACGTACCCTCGATGTGGGAGGGGACAAAAAACTGCCCTACCTTAGCCTTCCCCATGAAGAGAACCCTTTTCTAGGCATCAGGGGGATCCGGCTTTTCAAAACGCATCCGCAGCTGATGGAAGAACAGCTTCTTGCCATCTTTCAGGCTGCGGAAGGTCGTTCTGTCAAAGTAATGTTCCCTATGGTCAGCTCGGTCGAAGAGTTCACAGAAGCCAAAACGTTTGCCTTGCAGGCGGCGCAGAAACACAATCTTGACATTTCCACCATTCTCTTTGGCGTTATGGTCGAAGTTCCTTCCGTGCTTTTTCTGATCGAAGAGTTCAACAAAGTCGTGGATTTTTATTCCATCGGCAGCAATGACCTGACACAGTACCTCTTTGCCGTGGAAAGAACTCACCCTTCACTCAAGGTCGATGAACATTCCCCTGTGGTTTACGATGCCATCAAAACCGTAGTCGAGCAGGCGACAAGACCGGTCAGTATCTGCGGCGAACTTGCCGCCGACCCCGAAGCTATCGGAAAGCTGCTGAAGATCGGCATAGAGATACTGAGCGTATCGCCCAAAAGCATTGCCGCGACCAAAGAGGAGATCAGACATGTTTAG
- the nfo gene encoding deoxyribonuclease IV: MKFVGAHVSASGGVENAPLNAMAIGAKAFALFTKNQRQWVAKPLEAKSIEAFKENLEKAGILPKHVLPHDSYLINLGHPEAEKLEKSRAAFIDELERCEQLGLDKLNFHPGSHLVKIPKKDPQYEEKLMEAELHCLDVIAESMNLAIEATKDSNVKLVIENTAGQGSNLGYRFEHLGHLIEKVADKSRVGVCLDTCHTFTAGYDLRTREAYDETMDAFERIVGFKYLMGMHLNDSKPKLGSRVDRHASLGQGEIGWDTFRFIMNDPRMDDMPLILETIDESLWPEEIKALYALVEK, from the coding sequence ATGAAGTTCGTAGGAGCACATGTCAGTGCAAGCGGCGGAGTGGAAAATGCCCCTCTAAACGCCATGGCCATAGGGGCCAAAGCCTTTGCCCTCTTTACAAAGAACCAGAGACAGTGGGTTGCCAAACCCCTGGAAGCGAAAAGTATAGAAGCATTCAAAGAGAACCTGGAGAAAGCAGGTATTCTGCCTAAGCATGTCCTTCCCCATGACTCCTATCTGATCAATCTGGGACATCCCGAAGCCGAAAAACTTGAAAAATCCAGAGCTGCTTTCATTGATGAGCTTGAGCGCTGTGAGCAACTTGGCCTAGACAAGCTCAACTTTCACCCCGGATCGCATCTGGTCAAAATTCCTAAAAAAGACCCCCAGTACGAAGAAAAACTGATGGAGGCGGAACTGCACTGTTTGGATGTCATTGCCGAGTCCATGAACCTGGCCATCGAAGCTACCAAAGACTCCAATGTCAAGCTTGTCATTGAAAATACGGCAGGACAGGGCTCCAACCTTGGTTACCGCTTTGAGCATCTGGGTCATCTTATAGAGAAAGTGGCAGATAAAAGCAGGGTAGGTGTCTGCCTCGATACCTGCCATACGTTCACGGCAGGGTACGACCTGCGTACCAGAGAAGCCTATGATGAAACGATGGATGCGTTCGAACGTATCGTAGGATTCAAATATCTGATGGGGATGCATCTCAACGACTCCAAGCCAAAACTGGGCTCCAGAGTGGACAGGCATGCCTCTTTGGGACAGGGAGAGATAGGTTGGGATACCTTCAGGTTCATCATGAACGATCCGCGTATGGATGATATGCCGCTTATACTGGAGACCATTGACGAGTCATTATGGCCAGAAGAGATCAAAGCACTCTATGCATTGGTAGAGAAGTAG
- a CDS encoding DUF1566 domain-containing protein gives MSRILITLLALSAFALAEITIIKDPKTNLMWEDTPHVRETKIRQPRAKEYCSELRLGGYSDWRLPTIHELLTIVDYNRVSPAIPKAFSYIEDESFYWTSTRVADEDDAFWGVNFKRGASSKASEYYDRYVRCVRDIK, from the coding sequence ATGTCAAGAATTTTAATTACCCTTTTAGCGCTCTCAGCCTTTGCCTTGGCAGAGATAACCATAATCAAAGACCCGAAGACCAACCTGATGTGGGAAGACACCCCGCATGTCAGAGAAACCAAGATCAGACAGCCCCGTGCAAAAGAATATTGCAGCGAACTCAGACTGGGAGGATACAGTGACTGGCGACTTCCGACGATACACGAACTGCTTACGATCGTAGACTATAACCGTGTTTCACCTGCTATTCCCAAAGCATTTTCCTATATTGAAGATGAATCCTTTTACTGGACAAGTACCCGTGTGGCAGACGAGGACGATGCCTTCTGGGGCGTGAACTTCAAACGCGGTGCCAGCTCCAAAGCTTCTGAGTATTATGACCGCTATGTACGCTGTGTAAGGGATATTAAGTAA
- a CDS encoding PTS transporter subunit EIIC yields MFSLLQKIGKALMTPIAVLPVAALLLRLGFGDIFDGQAALVMKSAGETVFANLDLLFGIGIAYGLAKNNDGAAALSGAIGVLIAKAVYSSIDSNVNMGVFVGIIIGVIAGVLYNRYHDIKLPEFLGFFGGKRFVPIITSIAAIAVGVLAGYFWPYVQNAIDAFSNMIIGLQEFGTFLYGVLNRLLIPLGLHHILNSVFWFQLGDYTYMKDGAEVVANGDLHRFFAGDPSAGVYMSGFYVVMMFGLPALAYAIYLNTPKAYRAKAAAILAGVAFTSFLTGITEPLEFLFLFVAPPLFLLHAILTGLALATAQLLNIHAGFGFSAGFIDYVINYKLGTNVWMILPLGAVFAIVYFTASYYLIRTMKLKILETELSESSETEGSSTSTEAEAFISALGGKENILNTDACITRLRMSVNDSANLKDEDFTKLGAKGVIRPDKGSIQIVLGTRAEKVAEAIKEALRV; encoded by the coding sequence ATGTTTAGTCTTTTACAAAAGATCGGTAAGGCGTTAATGACCCCTATTGCAGTGCTGCCAGTTGCGGCACTGCTGCTTCGCCTGGGATTTGGCGATATTTTTGACGGGCAGGCAGCCCTTGTCATGAAGAGTGCCGGAGAGACGGTCTTTGCCAACCTCGATCTGCTCTTCGGCATCGGGATCGCCTACGGCCTGGCAAAGAACAACGACGGTGCCGCCGCACTCTCGGGTGCCATCGGTGTACTCATCGCCAAAGCGGTTTACAGCAGTATTGACAGTAATGTCAACATGGGTGTCTTCGTGGGGATCATCATCGGTGTGATCGCAGGGGTGCTTTACAACCGATACCACGACATCAAACTACCTGAATTCCTCGGCTTTTTCGGCGGAAAACGTTTCGTTCCCATCATTACCTCCATTGCCGCCATAGCCGTGGGTGTACTGGCCGGATACTTCTGGCCCTATGTACAAAATGCCATCGATGCTTTTTCGAACATGATCATAGGACTTCAGGAATTCGGTACATTCCTTTACGGCGTACTGAACCGTCTGCTCATCCCTCTGGGACTGCACCACATCCTCAACTCCGTCTTCTGGTTCCAGCTTGGGGACTACACTTACATGAAGGACGGTGCGGAAGTGGTTGCCAACGGTGACCTGCACCGCTTCTTTGCGGGTGATCCGAGTGCCGGGGTCTATATGTCGGGCTTCTATGTGGTCATGATGTTCGGCCTGCCGGCCCTGGCCTATGCGATCTACCTCAACACACCGAAAGCGTACCGTGCCAAGGCCGCTGCTATTCTTGCCGGTGTGGCATTCACCTCATTTCTTACCGGTATCACCGAACCCCTGGAATTTCTTTTCCTCTTTGTCGCACCGCCACTTTTCCTCCTGCATGCCATACTCACCGGCCTGGCACTGGCAACGGCACAGCTTCTGAACATTCATGCCGGCTTCGGTTTTTCGGCAGGCTTCATCGACTACGTCATTAATTACAAACTGGGTACAAACGTATGGATGATCCTGCCTTTGGGTGCGGTCTTTGCCATCGTTTACTTTACTGCAAGCTACTATCTGATCAGGACTATGAAACTCAAGATACTCGAAACCGAACTCTCTGAAAGTAGTGAAACAGAGGGAAGTAGTACCTCAACGGAAGCGGAAGCATTCATTTCCGCACTGGGAGGGAAAGAGAATATCCTGAATACGGACGCCTGCATCACACGTCTGCGTATGAGTGTGAATGACAGTGCCAACCTGAAAGATGAGGATTTCACCAAACTGGGAGCCAAAGGAGTGATCCGCCCTGACAAGGGGTCGATACAGATCGTTCTGGGGACCAGGGCAGAGAAGGTGGCCGAGGCGATCAAAGAGGCGCTGAGAGTATAG